A portion of the Moraxella ovis genome contains these proteins:
- a CDS encoding PACE efflux transporter: MPNTPNPMTAKERLFHAMLFEIGAIGLTVAVFALFGDNHSHAHATGLAVAISVLAVVWNMVFNFLFDKVVTGERLYRSLGTRLVHMGLFEGGLFLATVPMIAYALDASLWMAFVMDIGVVAVIGYICYFLIGGMIGCGIRYGQGNF; the protein is encoded by the coding sequence ATGCCAAACACCCCCAATCCCATGACCGCCAAAGAACGCCTATTTCATGCCATGCTGTTTGAGATTGGGGCGATTGGGCTGACGGTGGCTGTTTTTGCCCTGTTTGGCGACAACCATAGCCATGCCCACGCTACAGGCTTGGCGGTGGCAATCTCGGTGCTGGCGGTGGTGTGGAACATGGTGTTTAATTTTTTGTTTGACAAAGTGGTAACGGGCGAACGCCTTTACCGCTCGCTTGGCACTCGCCTTGTTCATATGGGCTTGTTTGAAGGTGGGCTGTTTTTGGCAACCGTGCCGATGATTGCCTACGCCCTAGATGCCTCGCTGTGGATGGCGTTTGTTATGGATATTGGCGTGGTGGCGGTGATTGGGTATATATGCTACTTTTTAATTGGGGGTATGATTGGGTGCGGTATAAGATACGGGCAAGGTAATTTTTAA
- the dtd gene encoding D-aminoacyl-tRNA deacylase: MKALIQRVKSAHVNVGGQIIGQIQSGVLAYIGIGKDDDFDKACRLVDKIIAYRIFEDGNGKMGKSVSDVGGGLLLVSQFTLMAKTNKGRRPDFAPAMPPDDARALFDKLVNYAKQAYPSVATGEFGANMAIMAVNDGPINFLLDV, from the coding sequence ATGAAAGCCCTAATCCAACGAGTTAAGTCCGCCCATGTCAATGTGGGCGGTCAAATCATCGGACAAATCCAATCAGGCGTGCTTGCCTATATCGGCATTGGCAAAGATGATGATTTTGATAAAGCGTGTAGACTGGTGGATAAAATCATCGCCTATCGCATTTTTGAAGATGGCAACGGCAAAATGGGCAAATCAGTATCCGATGTGGGCGGTGGCTTGCTACTGGTGTCGCAATTTACGCTCATGGCAAAAACCAACAAGGGTCGCCGTCCTGATTTTGCCCCTGCCATGCCCCCAGATGATGCAAGGGCGTTGTTTGATAAGTTGGTAAATTATGCCAAACAAGCCTATCCAAGCGTTGCCACAGGTGAATTTGGGGCGAATATGGCGATCATGGCGGTCAATGACGGCCCGATTAATTTTTTGCTTGACGTGTGA
- a CDS encoding DMP12 family DNA mimic protein, whose translation MNFKSCPILCLPKGMEIEEFHEMIDWAYKNKDEKTVLILDEKDVRYYQDRGLWEIISNETGNWLFGIHEDDWIFDFDVMQNIIDSIFKNNFLIDDNISKILFILDYAIKNKKSVVFYL comes from the coding sequence ATGAATTTTAAATCATGTCCTATTCTTTGCTTACCAAAAGGTATGGAAATAGAAGAATTTCATGAGATGATTGATTGGGCTTACAAAAATAAAGACGAGAAAACCGTTCTTATCTTAGATGAAAAAGACGTTCGGTATTATCAAGATAGGGGCTTATGGGAAATCATATCCAATGAAACGGGAAATTGGCTGTTTGGAATCCATGAAGACGATTGGATTTTTGATTTTGATGTCATGCAAAATATCATTGATTCAATTTTCAAAAATAATTTTCTTATTGATGATAACATTAGCAAAATATTATTTATATTGGATTATGCAATCAAAAACAAAAAATCAGTTGTTTTTTATTTATAA
- a CDS encoding IS607 family transposase, giving the protein MNRLISINEASKQLGVSISTLRRWDESGVLVAERTPKGHRRYDISKINPNLLHGIGNKDRKTIAYARVSSHDQKDDLERQIQVLELYCAKQGWTYEVINDLGSGMNYHKKGLKQLLDGILNNEIGRLVLTHKDRLLRFGSELIFALCERKNVEVVIINQGENLSFEEELAQDVLEIITVFSARLYGSCSKKNKKVLEAVKAVLE; this is encoded by the coding sequence ATGAATAGATTAATTAGTATCAACGAAGCTTCCAAACAACTTGGTGTGTCCATCTCAACATTACGCAGATGGGACGAAAGTGGTGTGCTTGTTGCCGAAAGAACACCTAAAGGACACAGACGTTACGATATTAGTAAAATCAACCCAAACCTACTGCATGGCATAGGCAACAAAGACCGAAAAACCATTGCCTATGCACGAGTATCCAGCCACGACCAAAAGGACGATTTAGAGCGTCAAATCCAAGTTTTAGAACTCTACTGTGCCAAACAAGGCTGGACTTATGAGGTCATCAATGATTTGGGTTCTGGCATGAACTACCACAAAAAAGGACTTAAACAACTGCTTGACGGCATATTAAACAATGAAATCGGCAGATTGGTTTTAACCCATAAAGACCGCCTATTACGCTTTGGTTCGGAACTGATCTTCGCTCTATGCGAAAGAAAGAATGTGGAAGTTGTCATTATCAATCAAGGCGAAAACCTATCCTTTGAAGAAGAGCTTGCTCAAGATGTGTTAGAAATCATCACCGTATTTTCCGCTCGTCTGTATGGTTCATGCAGTAAGAAAAATAAAAAAGTGTTAGAAGCTGTTAAGGCGGTGTTAGAATGA
- a CDS encoding type II toxin-antitoxin system RelB/DinJ family antitoxin has protein sequence MSNNFNMSFDPTAKEQFAKVVGEYGLTVPQAFKLFANQVIKTGVIPLSFDWAKNDKIPTDKLLNAISELEQGDVLTYDSLDDFVKAYDTTSKS, from the coding sequence ATGAGCAATAATTTTAACATGAGTTTTGACCCTACCGCCAAAGAACAATTTGCCAAAGTGGTTGGTGAATATGGCTTGACTGTGCCACAAGCATTTAAATTATTTGCCAATCAAGTCATTAAAACAGGGGTTATCCCTTTGTCCTTTGATTGGGCGAAAAACGACAAAATCCCCACCGACAAACTGCTAAACGCCATTAGCGAGTTGGAGCAGGGCGATGTGTTGACCTATGACAGCTTGGATGATTTTGTTAAGGCGTACGACACCACCTCCAAATCATAA
- the asd gene encoding archaetidylserine decarboxylase (Phosphatidylserine decarboxylase is synthesized as a single chain precursor. Generation of the pyruvoyl active site from a Ser is coupled to cleavage of a Gly-Ser bond between the larger (beta) and smaller (alpha chains). It is an integral membrane protein.), with protein sequence MNLFTLAQNLAPQQTLSEVAGYLAKSQNPYIKKAFVHTFAKAYNIDLTEYERGNLDDYESFNDFFTRELKSGMRPIDETADGIACPADGKISQIGAITNGQLLQAKGRDYDVGQLLADFELGKAFADGSFATIYLAPTNYHRVHMPFDGTLLATRYVPGTLFSVNNTTAENVPDLFARNERLVCEFDTAFGRACVVLVGAMIVAGIESVATGAIKRTPYIQHRTHDITFKKGDELGRFYLGSTAIIVLPKSANTTWGDEFVYGKTVVMGQRIGAVTQS encoded by the coding sequence ATGAACCTATTTACCCTAGCCCAAAACTTAGCCCCACAGCAAACCCTATCCGAAGTGGCAGGCTACCTTGCCAAAAGCCAAAATCCGTACATCAAAAAAGCCTTTGTCCATACCTTTGCCAAGGCTTACAACATTGATTTGACAGAATATGAACGTGGCAATTTGGACGATTATGAGAGCTTCAACGACTTTTTTACTCGTGAATTAAAGAGTGGTATGCGACCGATTGACGAGACGGCAGACGGCATTGCCTGCCCCGCTGACGGTAAAATCAGCCAAATCGGAGCAATCACAAACGGGCAACTTCTCCAAGCCAAGGGGCGAGATTATGACGTGGGGCAACTTTTGGCGGATTTTGAGCTGGGTAAGGCGTTTGCGGACGGCTCATTTGCCACGATTTATCTTGCCCCCACCAACTACCACCGTGTGCATATGCCGTTTGACGGTACGCTACTTGCCACACGTTACGTGCCAGGTACGCTGTTTTCGGTCAATAACACCACCGCCGAGAACGTGCCTGACCTGTTCGCCCGTAACGAGCGGTTGGTGTGCGAATTTGACACCGCTTTTGGGCGTGCGTGCGTGGTGCTGGTTGGGGCGATGATTGTGGCGGGGATTGAGTCTGTGGCGACAGGGGCAATCAAACGCACGCCCTACATTCAGCACCGCACGCATGACATCACGTTCAAAAAAGGTGATGAGCTTGGGCGGTTTTATCTGGGTTCTACCGCCATTATCGTGCTACCAAAATCGGCAAATACCACATGGGGCGATGAGTTTGTATATGGTAAGACGGTGGTAATGGGGCAGAGGATTGGGGCGGTTACACAGTCTTAA
- a CDS encoding D-amino acid dehydrogenase, with protein sequence MANTNKPTVTVLGAGVTGVTSAWYLSQAGFDVTVIDRQNLPAMETSFANGGQISVCHATPWANPSTPLKALKWLSQPDAPLLYRINGNIEQMRFIYRFLRECTAKRADANLVQMVNLGLYSRDALKDLMAKLPLAFEQRLQGIMHFYTSHAEYQSAITPTQRMQTLGCHRTLISPDQARHIEPALGMLGDALVGATYTDADLSGNAHLFTRELAKRCQAQGVKFLHDTHIDSIHQTNGTITHLTLTHKDNTITHKSDHYVVCLASHGKALLDAIGVFLPIFPAKGYSATYQVLDGARVPQVSLIDDEYKLVISRFTSDQRDVLRVAGTAEFNGYNTDLDKTRCHALTRRVRSLFGDALSYDEPNYWTGLRPMTPSNVPLIGQAHFGQVRHGSTGETLDNLWLNTGHGTLGFTHACGSAKALTHLMAGDEPNLMFDLIGL encoded by the coding sequence GTGGCTAATACCAATAAGCCAACCGTTACGGTGCTCGGTGCGGGCGTTACGGGTGTCACTAGCGCTTGGTATCTGTCTCAAGCAGGCTTTGATGTAACGGTCATCGACCGCCAAAACCTGCCCGCCATGGAGACCAGCTTCGCCAATGGTGGTCAGATCTCAGTATGCCACGCTACGCCATGGGCTAATCCCAGCACCCCTCTAAAAGCCCTAAAATGGCTCAGCCAGCCCGATGCGCCTCTGCTTTATCGCATCAATGGCAACATAGAACAGATGCGATTCATCTATAGATTCTTAAGAGAATGCACCGCCAAGCGTGCCGACGCCAATCTGGTGCAGATGGTCAATTTGGGGCTGTATTCTCGTGATGCGCTAAAGGATCTGATGGCAAAGTTGCCATTGGCATTTGAACAGCGGCTACAGGGCATCATGCACTTTTATACCAGTCATGCAGAATATCAATCCGCAATCACGCCCACTCAGAGAATGCAGACATTGGGCTGTCATCGCACGCTCATCAGCCCCGATCAAGCTCGGCACATCGAGCCTGCACTTGGCATGCTGGGTGATGCCTTAGTAGGGGCGACTTATACTGATGCCGATCTGTCTGGTAACGCTCATCTATTCACCCGTGAGCTCGCCAAGCGCTGCCAAGCACAAGGCGTCAAATTCCTACATGATACGCACATCGATAGCATCCATCAGACCAACGGCACCATCACCCATCTGACACTAACCCACAAAGACAACACCATCACCCATAAAAGCGACCATTATGTCGTCTGTCTGGCAAGTCATGGCAAGGCATTACTTGATGCGATTGGGGTGTTTTTACCGATTTTTCCTGCTAAGGGCTATTCAGCCACCTATCAGGTGCTTGATGGCGCTCGAGTGCCACAAGTCAGCCTGATCGATGATGAATATAAGCTCGTTATAAGCCGCTTTACCTCCGATCAGCGTGATGTGCTGCGTGTGGCAGGCACGGCAGAATTTAACGGCTATAATACGGATCTCGATAAGACGCGCTGTCATGCCTTGACCCGCCGCGTTCGATCTCTGTTCGGCGATGCGTTAAGTTATGATGAGCCAAATTACTGGACAGGACTGCGCCCCATGACACCGTCCAATGTGCCACTCATCGGACAGGCACACTTCGGGCAGGTACGTCACGGCTCGACAGGGGAGACACTGGATAATCTATGGCTGAACACAGGTCATGGCACGCTTGGCTTTACGCACGCCTGCGGCTCCGCCAAAGCATTGACTCATCTCATGGCGGGCGACGAACCTAATCTGATGTTTGATTTGATAGGGTTGTAG
- a CDS encoding RNA-guided endonuclease InsQ/TnpB family protein: MTAIRGHIIELKPNNKQATYFKKACGVARFAYNWALAEWKRQYEQDKQYRDDCLAKNLPIDESKLNKPTQGKLRKQLNAIKRTQSPFMMEVTKCSPQLAIMQLGDAFKRFFKGESKYPRFRKKGVNDRFSLSNDQFKLKLNKDKPFIQIPNLGLVRMRENLRHQGKILSAKVFTKGGKWFVSIAVELDNNTQAKQLKTNQTLKTGNAVGIDLGITDLATLSTGEKIQAPKPLKNKLKKLQRLSKQLSRKQKGSKNREKVKTKLSRLYYKISCIRKDFLHKLSTNLVKKFDVICIESLNIKGMVKNRKLSRTINDLGFYELKRQLIYKANQWGKTIKELDRFYPSSKTCSNCGFIMAKADLTLNVRNWQCPSCHKQHDRDINASINILNNATKVLTV; the protein is encoded by the coding sequence ATGACCGCCATTCGTGGACACATCATTGAACTAAAACCCAATAACAAACAAGCCACTTATTTTAAAAAGGCTTGCGGTGTTGCCAGATTTGCTTATAATTGGGCATTGGCGGAGTGGAAAAGGCAATACGAACAAGACAAACAATATCGTGATGACTGTTTAGCAAAGAACCTACCAATTGACGAAAGCAAACTCAACAAACCCACACAAGGCAAATTAAGAAAACAGCTTAACGCCATCAAACGCACCCAATCTCCCTTTATGATGGAAGTAACCAAATGCTCTCCCCAACTTGCCATTATGCAACTAGGAGACGCATTCAAACGCTTTTTTAAAGGCGAAAGCAAATATCCCCGATTTCGCAAAAAAGGTGTGAACGACAGATTTAGCCTATCCAATGACCAATTTAAGCTAAAACTCAACAAAGACAAACCTTTTATTCAAATTCCCAATTTAGGTTTGGTAAGAATGCGTGAAAACTTACGCCATCAAGGGAAAATTTTATCCGCCAAAGTCTTTACAAAAGGTGGTAAATGGTTTGTATCCATTGCGGTTGAACTGGACAATAACACACAAGCCAAACAACTTAAAACCAATCAAACTCTTAAAACAGGTAATGCTGTTGGCATTGATTTAGGCATTACCGACCTTGCCACACTTTCAACAGGAGAAAAGATACAAGCACCAAAACCTTTAAAGAATAAACTTAAAAAACTTCAAAGATTATCAAAACAACTTAGCCGTAAACAAAAAGGCTCTAAAAATCGTGAAAAAGTGAAAACCAAGCTCTCACGGTTGTATTACAAAATCAGTTGTATCAGAAAAGACTTTTTACACAAACTTAGTACCAACTTGGTTAAAAAGTTTGATGTGATTTGTATTGAAAGCCTAAATATCAAAGGCATGGTAAAAAATCGCAAACTAAGCCGTACTATCAATGATTTAGGGTTTTATGAACTTAAAAGGCAACTCATCTACAAAGCAAATCAATGGGGCAAGACCATCAAAGAATTGGATAGGTTTTATCCAAGCTCTAAAACTTGTTCAAATTGTGGTTTTATTATGGCAAAAGCGGATTTGACTTTGAATGTGCGTAACTGGCAATGCCCTAGCTGTCACAAACAACATGACCGTGATATAAATGCCAGTATCAATATTTTAAACAATGCAACAAAAGTTTTAACTGTCTAA